From Calothrix sp. PCC 6303, a single genomic window includes:
- a CDS encoding NHLP bacteriocin export ABC transporter permease/ATPase subunit: MLQNIHEIQDIPGEKYRFNGNEPILLDDPRAIWVVQSGSFALFAINVKNGTPEGTRRFLFTVKAGEAMFSTPHDTKEEGIRQILAVSLEESELTRVSKTDFETSLASQKRTVINLVERWIHQLGEILESIRTERPSVPDAAIQYMSLAMGEIFQSYPHTVCWIRMQVGRLRWMGIPQLGLEPGDEIMPLGANMWVIAEEIVEFERLHTDTIDDADILLAGVDQVQNYFLRCIDLLEEVEKQQERQRFQERDRLNRQMMTETLGELVEVVRSQPMPVTPDSTAEVTDNYEAVLIAAGAVGKMLGIKIRPPAKSEDMRRVQEPLDAIARASQMRMRRIQLTDDWWQKDCGPMLGYTAEDDRPVALLPTSSTSYEMFDPILRKRLKLTAKRARTLSKCAYVFYRPLPDKENLTTFDLLQFAVRGHYREIFVVLATGVIVTLLGMLTPQVTAILIDDAIPSTNRDLLIQIAGVLIAATFGSTLFQLAQGLAVMRLETYADASTQAAVWDRLLKLKASFFRKYAIGDLQSRVQSISQIRQMLGTTVIKSIFSSVFSLLNLGLLFYYSPTLAFVALLVAFINIAVTVVSGIITLKKVRPQLELQGQIFGVMVQLINGVTKLRVAGAEARAFAYWGKQYTQQLKLTLSTQGVEDIVIVINKILPSLTTAVLFFVATTSIQEAAATGGKGFTTGTFLAFNAAFGIFIGGATSLSTTVIDVLQIVPLWQRAQPILKAEPEVDSNKADPGRLTGRLNVEHAIFRYRDDGPLTLDDVSVYANPGEFIAFVGTSGSGKSTLFRLLLGFDVPESGSIYYDGQDLAGLDINAVRRQLGVVMQNSRLTSASIYENIACGALVSMEECWEAAKMAGFAEDVQSMPMQMHTVISEGGGNISGGQRQRLLIARALVLKPRILLFDEATSALDNRTQAIVSESLERLQVTRIAIAHRLSTIRKADRIYVFENGRITQHGSFEELAQQKGLFAQLMARQSL; this comes from the coding sequence ATGCTGCAAAATATCCACGAAATCCAAGATATACCTGGAGAAAAATATCGGTTCAATGGGAATGAACCGATTCTCCTGGATGACCCAAGGGCGATTTGGGTTGTGCAGTCTGGTTCCTTTGCGCTGTTTGCTATTAATGTAAAAAATGGCACTCCGGAAGGAACACGGCGTTTTTTGTTTACGGTGAAAGCTGGAGAAGCGATGTTTTCCACTCCCCACGATACGAAGGAGGAGGGAATTAGGCAAATTTTGGCGGTTTCTTTGGAAGAGTCAGAGTTAACGAGGGTTTCAAAAACGGATTTTGAGACATCTTTGGCAAGCCAAAAACGCACCGTGATTAATTTGGTGGAACGTTGGATTCACCAGTTAGGGGAAATCTTAGAAAGTATCCGTACTGAACGTCCCAGTGTCCCCGATGCAGCGATTCAATATATGTCGTTAGCGATGGGGGAAATTTTCCAATCCTATCCCCATACTGTTTGTTGGATTAGGATGCAGGTGGGAAGGTTGCGGTGGATGGGAATTCCTCAGTTAGGGTTGGAACCGGGGGATGAAATTATGCCACTGGGTGCGAATATGTGGGTAATTGCTGAGGAAATTGTTGAATTTGAACGGTTACACACCGATACCATCGATGATGCAGATATACTGTTGGCGGGTGTAGATCAGGTTCAAAATTACTTTTTACGCTGCATAGATTTGTTGGAAGAGGTAGAAAAGCAGCAAGAAAGGCAGCGATTTCAAGAACGCGATCGCTTAAATCGACAAATGATGACGGAGACGTTGGGTGAGCTTGTGGAGGTTGTGCGATCGCAACCAATGCCTGTTACACCTGATTCTACCGCAGAAGTCACCGATAACTACGAAGCGGTACTCATTGCAGCGGGTGCAGTGGGAAAAATGCTAGGGATTAAAATTCGTCCCCCAGCAAAGTCGGAAGATATGCGGAGAGTGCAAGAACCGCTGGATGCGATCGCGCGTGCTTCCCAGATGCGAATGCGTCGTATCCAACTAACTGATGATTGGTGGCAAAAGGATTGTGGTCCTATGCTGGGGTATACGGCGGAAGACGACCGCCCAGTGGCGCTTTTACCCACCTCCAGCACCAGTTATGAGATGTTTGACCCCATCCTCCGCAAACGTCTCAAGCTCACCGCCAAACGCGCCAGAACCCTATCAAAATGCGCCTATGTTTTCTACCGTCCCCTTCCTGATAAGGAAAACCTCACCACCTTCGATTTACTTCAGTTCGCAGTTCGCGGACATTATCGAGAGATATTCGTAGTTTTAGCTACGGGGGTAATTGTGACTTTGTTGGGGATGCTCACACCCCAAGTCACTGCAATCCTGATTGATGATGCAATTCCCAGCACCAACCGCGACTTACTAATTCAAATTGCTGGAGTATTAATTGCTGCCACATTTGGTAGTACCTTATTTCAACTAGCGCAGGGATTAGCGGTGATGCGGTTGGAAACCTACGCAGATGCTTCCACCCAAGCGGCAGTGTGGGATCGGTTACTCAAACTCAAAGCCTCATTTTTCCGCAAATATGCCATTGGTGACTTACAAAGTCGTGTCCAATCCATTAGTCAAATTCGGCAAATGCTGGGAACAACGGTAATTAAATCGATATTTTCCAGCGTTTTTTCCCTACTAAATCTCGGCTTACTATTTTACTACAGTCCCACCCTTGCCTTTGTGGCTCTCCTCGTTGCCTTCATCAACATTGCTGTCACCGTGGTTTCCGGGATAATTACCCTGAAAAAAGTACGTCCCCAACTGGAACTCCAAGGACAAATTTTTGGGGTGATGGTGCAATTAATTAACGGTGTCACCAAACTCAGAGTAGCAGGTGCCGAAGCTCGTGCCTTTGCCTATTGGGGGAAACAATACACCCAACAACTCAAATTAACTTTGAGTACCCAAGGTGTGGAAGATATAGTGATTGTAATTAACAAAATTCTTCCTTCCTTAACCACCGCTGTCCTGTTTTTCGTTGCCACCACCTCCATCCAAGAAGCCGCAGCTACGGGGGGTAAAGGCTTCACCACCGGGACATTCCTGGCTTTCAATGCGGCATTTGGGATATTTATTGGAGGTGCCACCAGCCTCAGCACCACCGTAATTGATGTTCTCCAAATTGTTCCCCTGTGGCAACGTGCACAACCCATCCTCAAAGCTGAACCAGAAGTAGATAGCAATAAAGCTGATCCGGGAAGGTTGACGGGGAGATTAAATGTGGAACATGCCATTTTCCGCTACCGTGATGATGGTCCTCTCACCTTGGATGATGTCTCCGTTTATGCCAACCCAGGGGAATTTATTGCTTTTGTGGGGACATCGGGAAGCGGTAAATCAACCCTGTTTCGGTTGTTATTGGGTTTTGATGTGCCAGAATCAGGTAGTATCTATTACGACGGTCAAGATTTGGCAGGTTTAGATATCAACGCCGTGAGAAGGCAACTAGGAGTCGTGATGCAAAATAGCCGTCTCACCTCTGCATCAATTTATGAAAATATCGCCTGTGGTGCCTTGGTGTCAATGGAAGAATGCTGGGAAGCAGCCAAGATGGCAGGTTTTGCTGAAGATGTCCAGTCAATGCCCATGCAGATGCATACTGTAATTAGTGAAGGTGGTGGGAATATTTCTGGAGGACAACGGCAACGGTTACTAATAGCTAGGGCATTGGTACTGAAACCACGTATACTATTATTCGACGAAGCCACCAGCGCCTTAGATAACCGTACCCAGGCAATCGTCAGTGAAAGCTTAGAGAGACTGCAAGTTACCAGAATAGCGATCGCGCATCGTCTCAGCACCATACGCAAAGCGGATCGCATCTATGTATTTGAAAATGGTAGAATTACCCAACATGGAAGTTTTGAAGAGTTGGCACAGCAGAAAGGGTTATTTGCTCAACTCATGGCAAGGCAAAGTTTGTAA
- a CDS encoding TRADD-N-associated membrane domain-containing protein, with translation MQFNFFKPQNNDDYSDIKQEIIRELLRMTRKSYNLALSITAASALITLFGVGLLYFDKVSEASLTASGGVLTTLLSVQHTKDKKEELCEMLKLLSEK, from the coding sequence ATGCAATTTAATTTTTTCAAACCCCAAAATAACGACGACTACAGCGATATCAAACAAGAAATTATCCGCGAATTATTGCGAATGACACGTAAAAGCTACAACCTCGCGTTAAGTATTACTGCTGCATCTGCCTTGATTACTCTCTTTGGTGTTGGACTTTTATACTTTGACAAAGTGTCTGAAGCTAGTCTCACAGCATCAGGTGGAGTGTTGACGACTTTACTTAGCGTTCAACATACCAAAGATAAAAAGGAAGAATTGTGCGAGATGTTAAAGCTACTTTCAGAGAAATAG
- a CDS encoding helix-turn-helix domain-containing protein: MRESDKVRSSESGKARLKQAYKEAGLKQDELARQAIVSVDTLKRLLGTKDCPNGVERQAVKNIAKILKIKPTDIVDVKDWYPQQQLPAEFERLIYEKTQLFCGRKFVFDSIEDFFQNNPNGYFTIIGDAGMGKSAISAKYVLDNPETICFFNIRAEGTNRPELFLKKIRQQLIARFQLPDVADADLSTLLTKAKEKLSTGERLIIVVDALDEVDQEGTANILYLPTILPDGVYFILTRRPYNQNEKRLNLSPSIPTQELDLREKIQESVQDVKEYIRELLSDGKYQQGLAEWIQQQNHISHEDFVETIAVKSENNFMYLRCILPAIAEGYYKDKPLNELPVGLEGYYENHWHIMGMTAKPLPKNKIKIVYVMCALRSAASREVIAKYSKQNALTVQEVLDGWAQFLQKQESYQPPRYRFYHESFREFLHRRDIVQAVGVNLPDIGAEVANNMTEGLIL; encoded by the coding sequence ATGCGTGAATCTGATAAAGTGCGATCGAGTGAGTCAGGTAAAGCCAGACTCAAGCAAGCTTATAAAGAAGCTGGATTAAAACAAGATGAGTTAGCACGGCAGGCAATAGTGTCGGTTGATACTCTTAAGCGCCTACTTGGTACTAAGGATTGTCCAAACGGGGTTGAAAGACAGGCTGTTAAGAATATTGCAAAAATTCTGAAAATTAAACCTACAGATATAGTTGATGTTAAAGACTGGTATCCTCAACAGCAGTTACCAGCAGAGTTTGAACGACTAATTTACGAAAAAACACAATTATTTTGCGGACGAAAATTTGTATTTGATTCGATTGAGGATTTCTTCCAAAATAACCCAAATGGCTATTTCACTATTATTGGTGATGCGGGGATGGGGAAAAGTGCCATTTCTGCAAAATATGTATTAGATAATCCAGAAACTATTTGCTTTTTTAATATTCGTGCCGAGGGAACTAATCGTCCTGAATTATTTTTGAAGAAAATTCGCCAACAGTTAATTGCTCGTTTTCAATTACCAGATGTCGCTGATGCGGATTTATCAACTTTATTGACTAAAGCGAAGGAAAAGTTATCCACTGGAGAAAGATTAATTATTGTTGTTGACGCGCTGGATGAAGTTGACCAGGAAGGCACAGCAAATATATTATATTTACCAACAATTCTCCCCGACGGTGTTTACTTTATCCTCACCAGAAGACCCTATAATCAAAATGAAAAAAGGCTGAATCTTTCCCCCAGTATCCCGACTCAAGAGTTGGATTTGAGAGAGAAAATCCAAGAAAGTGTGCAGGATGTCAAGGAGTATATTCGAGAATTATTAAGCGATGGCAAATATCAGCAGGGTTTAGCGGAATGGATTCAACAGCAAAATCATATTTCCCATGAGGATTTTGTTGAGACAATTGCGGTGAAAAGTGAAAATAACTTTATGTATTTGCGGTGTATTTTACCAGCCATCGCTGAAGGTTATTACAAAGATAAGCCTTTGAATGAATTGCCTGTGGGTTTAGAAGGATATTATGAAAACCACTGGCATATTATGGGGATGACAGCTAAACCTTTGCCGAAAAATAAAATCAAAATTGTTTATGTCATGTGTGCTTTACGTAGTGCTGCTTCTCGTGAGGTGATTGCTAAATATTCCAAGCAGAATGCATTGACTGTGCAAGAAGTTCTGGATGGATGGGCACAATTTTTACAGAAACAGGAAAGCTATCAACCACCACGTTATCGATTTTATCACGAGAGTTTTCGAGAATTTTTGCACCGTCGGGATATTGTCCAAGCTGTGGGGGTAAATTTACCAGATATTGGCGCTGAGGTTGCCAATAATATGACCGAGGGGCTGATTTTATGA